A region from the Candidatus Electrothrix scaldis genome encodes:
- the infB gene encoding translation initiation factor IF-2: MSRVRIYELAKEAGLKSKELADKLIAMGYPIKSLSSTVDDDMAADIRRKVLGKATAEVTEKPIGMKKQTAVVRKNKTATVVRRRSKAVKDEIAKKAEAKEQDGKNKVIAALHEEVPETTKTAPPPPVKETERPAQEQPVKNKVEKIAAETAASENSESTAPKKAPVKKEAKRGKGFAKIVGRVELNLQDTEKPAPRRPSRPAGGKKKNTPADAAAEVQNPGAASARGKDRKKGKRVVAIESDEDRSKRSGRVARKGRQRVDFTQGGGEYVPPYRGRKKKDRRRKGKGSSTPVMETKAIKRRIKVFETISVGDLAKRMGIKANEVIAKLMGLGVMATLNQALDLDTATLVAADFGYEVEQGMTEELGVEALQEEQKGGKKLPRFPVVTVMGHVDHGKTSILDAIRRTDVAAGEAGGITQHIGAYHVQAPSGDITFVDTPGHAAFTEMRSRGAKVTDIVVLVVAADDGVMDQTKEAIAHAKAAEVPIVVAINKIDKDNADPARVMRELGDFGLIPEDWGGDTIFCETSAKKGLGVEELLENIQLQAEILELAADPDRKAHGTVIEAQLHKGRGAVATVLVQEGTLRTGDYFIAGQFSGKVRSLINDRGELVDEAGPSLPVEIQGLSGVPQAGDEFLVLRDEKMAKSLSDARQLKVRETELASASKVSLDNLFEKMAEQEMKELRVILRSDVQGTLQAFGQAAEKLSTDVIRVRVLHEGTGAVTENDIHLASASDAIIIGFNVRPSVKVKELAEQEQVDIRTYDVIYHALEDIEKAMVGMLEPEYEERVIGTAEVRDTFSVPKVGTIAGCAVIDGKIERHAGIRVLRESVVIYTGVISSLRRFKDDVKEVATGYECGIGVENYNDIKVGDTLEAFLMDEVAATL; the protein is encoded by the coding sequence ATGAGCAGAGTCCGCATTTACGAACTGGCAAAAGAAGCCGGTCTCAAAAGCAAAGAGCTGGCAGATAAATTGATAGCGATGGGATACCCTATCAAGAGCCTCAGTTCTACGGTTGACGACGATATGGCCGCCGATATCCGCCGTAAAGTGTTGGGCAAGGCAACTGCTGAAGTTACTGAAAAGCCGATAGGGATGAAGAAACAAACAGCTGTGGTACGGAAAAATAAGACAGCAACAGTGGTCCGACGCCGTTCAAAAGCGGTGAAAGATGAGATTGCTAAGAAAGCTGAAGCGAAAGAGCAGGACGGGAAAAATAAGGTGATAGCTGCATTACATGAAGAAGTGCCGGAGACAACAAAAACGGCACCCCCACCTCCGGTAAAGGAGACGGAGCGTCCTGCTCAGGAGCAACCGGTCAAGAATAAGGTGGAAAAGATTGCTGCGGAAACAGCCGCATCAGAAAATAGCGAATCCACTGCTCCTAAAAAGGCTCCCGTAAAAAAAGAGGCCAAACGAGGCAAAGGTTTTGCAAAAATTGTTGGTCGGGTTGAGTTGAACCTGCAAGACACAGAGAAACCCGCCCCGCGTCGTCCTTCCCGCCCCGCAGGTGGCAAGAAAAAGAACACACCGGCTGATGCGGCGGCTGAGGTTCAGAATCCTGGAGCTGCTTCAGCACGTGGAAAGGATCGCAAGAAAGGCAAGCGGGTGGTTGCGATTGAGTCGGATGAAGATCGTTCCAAACGATCCGGCAGGGTTGCTCGCAAAGGACGTCAGCGAGTTGATTTCACCCAGGGTGGTGGCGAGTATGTGCCGCCGTACAGAGGTCGGAAAAAGAAGGACAGGCGCCGCAAGGGGAAAGGTTCATCTACCCCGGTGATGGAAACAAAGGCCATTAAACGGCGTATCAAGGTTTTTGAGACCATCAGCGTCGGCGATCTTGCCAAGCGTATGGGCATCAAGGCCAATGAAGTTATTGCCAAGTTGATGGGGCTCGGCGTTATGGCCACCCTGAATCAGGCCCTTGATCTTGATACAGCCACCTTGGTTGCAGCGGACTTCGGATATGAAGTAGAGCAGGGCATGACCGAAGAGCTGGGGGTTGAGGCACTGCAGGAAGAACAAAAAGGAGGCAAAAAGCTTCCACGCTTTCCTGTGGTTACAGTTATGGGGCATGTTGATCATGGTAAGACCTCCATCCTGGATGCTATCCGCAGAACAGATGTTGCTGCGGGTGAGGCAGGCGGTATTACCCAGCACATTGGAGCCTATCATGTCCAGGCGCCGTCGGGAGATATTACCTTCGTTGATACACCGGGTCATGCTGCGTTTACGGAAATGCGTTCTCGTGGCGCCAAAGTTACTGATATTGTTGTGCTTGTTGTTGCAGCTGATGACGGTGTTATGGATCAGACCAAGGAAGCCATTGCCCATGCAAAGGCAGCAGAGGTTCCCATTGTTGTCGCAATTAATAAGATTGATAAGGATAATGCCGATCCGGCCCGTGTTATGCGCGAGCTCGGTGATTTTGGTCTAATTCCTGAAGACTGGGGTGGTGATACTATCTTTTGCGAAACCTCAGCCAAAAAAGGACTTGGTGTTGAGGAGCTGCTGGAGAATATTCAGTTGCAGGCGGAAATCCTGGAACTCGCAGCAGACCCGGATCGTAAAGCTCACGGGACCGTTATTGAGGCCCAGTTGCATAAGGGCAGAGGCGCAGTTGCAACCGTTCTGGTGCAGGAAGGAACCCTGCGTACGGGTGATTACTTTATTGCCGGACAGTTTAGCGGTAAGGTGCGCTCCCTGATTAATGATCGCGGTGAACTGGTTGATGAGGCAGGACCTTCTCTTCCTGTTGAGATTCAGGGCTTGTCCGGCGTTCCCCAGGCCGGTGATGAATTCCTGGTGCTTCGGGATGAAAAAATGGCGAAGTCGCTTTCTGATGCCCGGCAGCTCAAGGTTCGCGAGACAGAACTTGCCTCTGCCTCTAAGGTTTCATTGGATAATCTGTTTGAAAAAATGGCCGAGCAGGAGATGAAGGAACTGCGTGTTATTCTTCGTTCTGACGTGCAAGGAACCTTGCAGGCCTTTGGTCAGGCAGCAGAGAAACTGTCCACCGATGTTATCCGGGTGCGAGTGCTGCATGAAGGCACCGGTGCGGTAACGGAAAACGATATCCACCTCGCTTCAGCATCTGATGCCATTATTATCGGCTTTAATGTTCGTCCATCGGTTAAGGTCAAGGAACTTGCCGAGCAGGAACAGGTTGATATCCGCACCTATGATGTTATCTATCATGCCTTGGAAGATATTGAAAAGGCAATGGTGGGCATGCTGGAACCGGAATACGAAGAGCGTGTCATTGGGACTGCCGAGGTGAGAGATACCTTTTCTGTGCCCAAGGTGGGGACCATTGCCGGTTGCGCGGTTATCGATGGCAAGATTGAGCGGCATGCTGGTATTCGGGTTTTGCGTGAATCAGTGGTTATTTATACCGGTGTTATCAGCTCACTCAGGCGCTTCAAAGATGATGTCAAAGAAGTGGCTACAGGGTATGAGTGTGGTATTGGTGTAGAAAATTACAACGATATCAAAGTCGGCGATACTCTTGAAGCCTTTCTCATGGACGAAGTTGCAGCAACCCTGTAA
- the rbfA gene encoding 30S ribosome-binding factor RbfA encodes MEFDFNLPGLGRPKSSRPDRVAEAIHQELSILLQQKVRDSRLGGVCISKVQMSPDLKRAKVYYSLLAGNSASAARKGLEAARGFFRSHIAKIMNLRYTPELVFYHDNQQKEIDRLDQLFAEINQDRKEQSE; translated from the coding sequence GTGGAATTTGATTTTAATCTCCCTGGGCTTGGGCGACCGAAAAGTTCGCGACCTGATCGGGTAGCTGAGGCTATCCATCAGGAGCTTTCTATTTTGCTGCAGCAAAAGGTGCGCGATTCCCGATTGGGTGGTGTGTGTATATCCAAGGTTCAGATGTCTCCTGACCTGAAAAGGGCCAAGGTATACTACTCGTTGCTTGCAGGAAATTCCGCCTCTGCTGCACGCAAGGGGCTGGAAGCTGCGCGAGGTTTTTTTCGATCGCATATCGCCAAAATCATGAATCTGCGCTATACTCCTGAGTTAGTTTTTTATCACGATAATCAGCAAAAAGAAATCGATCGCTTGGATCAACTTTTTGCCGAAATTAACCAGGATAGGAAAGAGCAAAGTGAGTAA
- a CDS encoding bifunctional oligoribonuclease/PAP phosphatase NrnA, whose translation MSKKAAAQAIASVKNFVLATHIRPDGDALGSTFGLAHILMMMGKEVICYLEQPVADVYQFLTPQIPIETDISRVIAFASQCGDDIMGIALDCGDLGRLGENGEELSSIHPFLVIDHHQGNQGFGDLHWIEPHRSSTGEMVYDLADELGVADQLSQQAAQCLYTAIVTDTGSFRYDSTTGHTFAVAGHLIDRGVTPASVCQRLYDNASFGSLHLTQAVLATLQTYLDQQVAVIRVTREMLAQTGTTYEDAEGLINFPRSVKEVRVAVFLKEGEKGTDQISISLRAKGDCNVAKVAAQFSGGGHRNAAGCRMHGKTMDEACALLIPALEQALQENDNK comes from the coding sequence GTGAGTAAGAAAGCAGCTGCACAGGCCATTGCGTCTGTCAAAAATTTCGTGCTTGCCACCCATATTCGACCGGACGGCGATGCCTTGGGCTCAACCTTCGGTTTGGCGCATATACTCATGATGATGGGCAAAGAGGTTATTTGCTATCTTGAGCAACCTGTTGCTGATGTCTACCAATTTCTGACCCCACAGATTCCAATTGAGACCGATATCTCCCGCGTTATCGCCTTTGCGAGCCAATGTGGTGATGATATCATGGGCATTGCCTTGGATTGTGGTGATTTAGGACGATTAGGGGAAAACGGAGAAGAACTGAGTAGTATCCATCCCTTTTTGGTCATTGATCATCATCAAGGGAATCAGGGCTTTGGTGATCTGCACTGGATTGAACCCCATCGTTCATCCACCGGGGAAATGGTCTATGACCTGGCGGATGAATTAGGCGTTGCTGATCAGCTTTCACAGCAGGCCGCACAATGTCTGTACACGGCCATTGTTACGGATACCGGGTCGTTTCGTTATGACTCAACAACCGGTCATACCTTTGCTGTTGCTGGGCACTTGATTGATCGGGGGGTGACCCCGGCCTCAGTTTGTCAGCGACTGTATGATAATGCCTCCTTTGGGAGCCTACACCTGACCCAGGCCGTTCTTGCCACGCTCCAGACCTACCTTGATCAGCAAGTTGCCGTAATTCGAGTAACACGGGAGATGTTGGCGCAGACCGGCACAACCTATGAAGATGCTGAGGGGTTGATCAATTTTCCCCGCTCTGTCAAAGAGGTCAGAGTTGCTGTTTTCCTGAAAGAAGGAGAAAAGGGAACCGATCAGATTTCGATAAGCTTACGAGCTAAGGGCGATTGTAATGTTGCCAAAGTTGCAGCTCAGTTTTCAGGCGGTGGTCATCGGAATGCAGCAGGATGTCGGATGCATGGCAAGACAATGGATGAGGCCTGTGCTTTGCTGATTCCGGCCCTTGAACAGGCTTTGCAAGAAAACGATAACAAATAA
- the truB gene encoding tRNA pseudouridine(55) synthase TruB: MQQPAALPKGQEAITGVLLVDKPVGQSSFAVVKKVRWLLGIKKVGHAGTLDPFASGLLIICVGRPATREIDGFMGGRKTYQAVLQLGKETETQDPEGKVISETEVPPLTVEEIAAVCKEFLGPQKQAPPPYSAAKHKGKPLYHYARQGITIQKDPKPIEIFSLQVEAYDPVSEQVTIEVTCSKGTYIRVLAADIGKKLGCGAYLTALRRTQSGCFAVDEALSGEELFSKEKDIRADALVSRMLTVEQALEKHSVMEAA; encoded by the coding sequence ATGCAACAACCTGCTGCCCTACCGAAAGGGCAAGAAGCGATAACCGGGGTGTTGCTTGTTGACAAGCCGGTTGGTCAGAGCTCTTTTGCAGTGGTTAAGAAAGTTCGTTGGTTATTGGGGATAAAAAAGGTCGGGCATGCAGGGACCTTAGATCCTTTTGCCAGTGGCTTGTTGATTATCTGTGTCGGCAGACCGGCAACCCGAGAAATTGATGGTTTTATGGGCGGGCGGAAGACCTATCAGGCTGTTTTACAGTTGGGGAAGGAAACCGAAACTCAGGATCCTGAAGGAAAGGTTATATCCGAGACAGAGGTTCCCCCTTTGACGGTGGAGGAAATTGCAGCTGTCTGTAAAGAGTTTCTTGGGCCGCAAAAGCAGGCTCCACCACCGTATTCAGCAGCAAAGCATAAGGGTAAACCGTTGTATCATTATGCCCGTCAGGGCATTACGATTCAGAAAGATCCCAAACCCATTGAAATTTTTTCCCTTCAGGTTGAGGCCTACGACCCTGTCAGCGAGCAGGTAACGATAGAGGTGACCTGTAGCAAGGGGACCTATATCAGAGTGCTGGCTGCTGATATAGGAAAAAAACTCGGATGTGGAGCCTATCTCACGGCCCTGCGTCGCACTCAAAGCGGTTGCTTTGCTGTTGATGAGGCCCTGAGTGGCGAAGAACTCTTCAGCAAAGAAAAAGATATTAGGGCCGATGCTTTAGTGAGCAGGATGCTCACTGTTGAACAGGCCCTGGAAAAGCACTCCGTCATGGAGGCTGCTTGA
- the rpsO gene encoding 30S ribosomal protein S15, producing MAQSTATKQEIIEKFATHEGDTGSPEVQIALISDRITYLTDHFKTHAKDHHSRRGLLKLVGQRRSLLQYLKKKDINRYRTLIQTLGIRK from the coding sequence ATGGCACAGAGTACAGCAACAAAACAAGAGATTATCGAAAAATTCGCAACCCACGAAGGTGATACCGGTTCCCCTGAGGTACAGATTGCGCTGATTTCAGATCGTATTACCTATCTGACGGATCATTTCAAGACCCATGCAAAGGACCATCACTCACGTCGTGGTCTGCTGAAGCTGGTTGGTCAGCGTCGTAGCCTCTTGCAATACCTGAAGAAGAAAGATATCAATCGTTATCGTACCCTGATTCAGACTCTGGGTATCAGGAAGTAA
- a CDS encoding endonuclease/exonuclease/phosphatase family protein: protein MTRIVFWNVNNRDLTDAVCALAVSTAADVLILNENTVSSSATLHALQRSVSADFYCPTFNSEKRFHCFCRNASLDVSEIHEGFRTSVRKFRLGHQRILLVLVHGLDVRNYDSNKRLLFTAKLADEIKFIKEDKKNNKLVLLGDFNMNPSDDGMNEAEGLNAMMTKACAEKRTRGYLTKDYDLYYNPMWSLFGDNTKGPAGTIYNSKSRQGPYGWSIFDQVILHHSLIPFFQDVEIVTKAGNHSLMDKNGHPDAKNASDHFPIIVDFHGGQQ from the coding sequence TTGACCCGTATTGTTTTTTGGAATGTAAATAACAGAGACTTGACGGATGCAGTGTGCGCCTTGGCAGTCTCAACAGCGGCTGATGTTCTTATTCTGAATGAAAATACGGTTTCCTCTTCTGCAACTCTTCACGCCTTGCAACGTAGCGTATCTGCTGATTTCTATTGTCCGACATTTAATTCTGAAAAGCGGTTCCATTGTTTCTGCCGCAATGCGTCACTTGATGTGTCCGAGATACACGAAGGATTTCGGACAAGTGTTAGAAAATTCAGGCTTGGTCATCAGAGAATATTGCTGGTTTTGGTACATGGTCTTGATGTACGAAATTATGATTCCAATAAACGCTTATTGTTTACAGCCAAACTCGCTGATGAGATAAAGTTCATCAAAGAAGACAAGAAAAATAATAAGTTGGTTTTGCTTGGCGACTTCAATATGAATCCCTCTGATGATGGAATGAATGAAGCCGAAGGGTTAAACGCCATGATGACGAAAGCATGTGCGGAAAAGAGAACTCGGGGGTATCTCACAAAAGATTACGATTTATATTACAATCCTATGTGGAGTCTTTTTGGTGACAATACAAAGGGGCCAGCCGGAACTATATATAACTCCAAAAGTCGTCAAGGTCCGTATGGTTGGAGTATATTCGATCAGGTTATCTTGCATCATTCGCTTATCCCCTTTTTTCAAGATGTGGAGATCGTCACCAAGGCAGGAAACCATTCCTTAATGGACAAGAATGGTCATCCAGACGCAAAGAATGCCTCGGATCATTTTCCAATTATTGTCGATTTTCATGGAGGTCAACAATGA
- a CDS encoding UPF0175 family protein produces the protein MQERTINISFPIKENILLSIKESKKEFTDEILYLSALYFYRKKRLSLGKAAELAGYSRLGFIEKLQREKEHVFDYDEDEIDEIFEDALKII, from the coding sequence ATGCAAGAACGAACAATTAACATTTCTTTTCCGATAAAAGAGAATATCCTCTTATCTATTAAAGAGAGTAAAAAAGAATTCACCGATGAAATTCTTTATTTATCTGCCTTATATTTTTATAGAAAAAAGAGATTGTCATTAGGTAAAGCAGCAGAACTTGCAGGGTATAGTAGGTTGGGATTTATTGAGAAGTTGCAGAGGGAAAAGGAACATGTTTTTGATTATGATGAAGACGAGATTGATGAAATTTTTGAAGATGCTCTAAAAATTATATGA
- a CDS encoding DUF3368 domain-containing protein gives MKIVSNATPIISLSSINRIDILQQIFGKVVVSQAVYNEVKAKRRYGYDDIDSPFIEVTSIQGVAYRDLLLSQLDVGEAETIILAKEIHADFVIIDENIGYRIAKNSNLQVIRTLSILLKAKEKGVIPAIKPLLDEMIAKGRWYSKNVYETCLRKCNEL, from the coding sequence ATGAAAATTGTTTCAAACGCAACTCCAATCATTTCTTTGAGTTCGATCAATAGGATCGATATTCTGCAACAAATCTTCGGTAAGGTAGTTGTTAGTCAAGCTGTTTATAACGAGGTTAAAGCAAAAAGACGTTACGGATACGATGATATCGATTCTCCGTTTATAGAAGTTACGTCAATTCAAGGTGTAGCGTACAGAGATCTCTTGCTCAGTCAGCTGGATGTTGGCGAGGCAGAGACAATTATTCTTGCGAAAGAAATTCATGCTGATTTTGTGATCATTGATGAAAATATCGGCTACAGGATCGCAAAAAATTCAAACTTGCAGGTCATTCGAACGCTTTCTATCCTTTTGAAAGCGAAAGAAAAAGGGGTAATACCGGCAATAAAACCCTTGCTTGACGAAATGATAGCAAAGGGAAGGTGGTATTCAAAAAATGTCTATGAAACCTGCCTGCGCAAGTGCAATGAGTTATAG
- the pnp gene encoding polyribonucleotide nucleotidyltransferase: protein MYTKKEVEIGGRTLSFETGKMAKQTSGSVVVSCGETMVLVTVVAEKGAKDVGFLPLTIEYQERMYAAGRIPGNYFRREIGRPSEKEVLTCRLIDRPLRPLFPKGYMSETQLIATVFSADQELDPDILAMNGASFALTLSDVPWEGPVAAARVGYIDGEYVLNPTVTQLEKSAMNLIVAGTESAVVMVEGRTGELSEDVVLEAIFFAHQEIQPLIALQKVLREEVGKEKREVIVPQVNEPLKAKVEELAAAGMEELVTIAGKIERNARYDKLKDEVLAGLDEELYESEGEVFNLLGTYKKNVMRDRIVSKGLRLDGRKFDEVRPIDCEVGILPKAHGSALFTRGETQAMVISTLGSERDELHVEGLTGDNYRRFMLHYNFPPFCVGEARMMRGPSRRDIGHGTLGRRGVEAVLPDPADFPYTIRIASEILESNGSSSMATVCGASLALMDAGVPIKAPVSGVAMGLIKEGDKVVVLTDILGDEDHLGDMDFKVVGTADGISSLQMDIKIDGVDREIMGSALAQAKAGRLHILGKMEEAIGIPRQNVADHAPKYVTIKINQDKIRDIIGPGGKVIREMTAEFDSKIDVDDDGTIKIFSKSTESAEALVAHIEGMTAMPEIGKVYNGLVKTIKDFGAFVEILPGTDGMVHISELSAERVNKVTDVLQEGERVKVKVIDIDGRGRIRLSRKAALEESKE from the coding sequence ATGTATACAAAGAAAGAAGTCGAGATCGGAGGACGTACTCTGTCCTTTGAGACCGGCAAGATGGCAAAACAGACCAGTGGTTCCGTTGTGGTGAGCTGCGGTGAGACTATGGTACTTGTGACTGTGGTTGCTGAAAAAGGTGCCAAAGACGTTGGCTTCCTGCCCTTGACCATCGAATACCAGGAGCGAATGTATGCTGCCGGACGCATTCCGGGCAATTATTTTCGTCGCGAAATTGGTCGTCCTTCGGAAAAAGAGGTATTGACCTGCCGACTCATCGACCGTCCTTTGCGTCCGCTTTTTCCCAAGGGATATATGTCTGAGACCCAGCTGATCGCCACAGTTTTTTCAGCAGATCAGGAGCTTGATCCAGATATTCTGGCCATGAATGGAGCTTCTTTTGCGCTGACCCTTTCTGATGTACCTTGGGAAGGTCCTGTAGCAGCAGCCAGAGTGGGATACATCGATGGAGAGTATGTCCTGAATCCAACTGTGACCCAGCTGGAAAAATCCGCTATGAATCTGATTGTTGCCGGAACCGAGTCTGCTGTGGTTATGGTGGAAGGACGCACTGGTGAGCTGAGCGAGGACGTGGTCCTTGAAGCGATTTTTTTCGCCCATCAGGAAATTCAGCCGCTTATTGCGCTCCAGAAGGTTTTGCGGGAAGAAGTAGGAAAAGAAAAACGTGAAGTTATTGTTCCTCAGGTGAACGAGCCTCTGAAGGCCAAGGTGGAAGAGCTGGCGGCTGCTGGCATGGAAGAGCTGGTCACTATTGCTGGTAAAATAGAGCGCAATGCCCGTTATGACAAGCTGAAAGATGAGGTGCTGGCAGGCCTTGATGAGGAACTGTACGAGAGCGAAGGCGAGGTGTTTAATCTCCTGGGCACATATAAGAAAAATGTCATGCGGGATAGAATCGTCAGTAAGGGTTTGCGTCTGGATGGGCGGAAGTTTGATGAGGTTCGCCCTATCGACTGTGAGGTCGGTATCCTGCCTAAGGCACACGGATCTGCGCTCTTTACCCGTGGTGAGACCCAGGCAATGGTCATCAGTACTTTAGGATCTGAGCGTGATGAGTTGCATGTGGAAGGTCTGACTGGTGATAACTATCGCCGTTTTATGCTTCATTATAATTTCCCTCCATTCTGCGTGGGAGAAGCTCGCATGATGCGTGGCCCCAGCCGTCGCGATATCGGACATGGTACGCTGGGTCGTCGTGGCGTTGAGGCTGTGTTGCCGGATCCTGCAGACTTTCCTTACACCATCCGGATAGCCTCTGAGATTCTGGAATCCAACGGTTCTTCTTCTATGGCAACTGTCTGCGGTGCAAGTCTTGCCCTGATGGATGCCGGTGTGCCGATTAAGGCGCCGGTTTCTGGTGTTGCTATGGGTCTGATCAAAGAAGGAGACAAGGTTGTTGTCCTGACCGATATTCTTGGTGATGAGGATCATCTCGGCGATATGGACTTCAAGGTCGTAGGAACGGCTGATGGAATCTCCTCGCTTCAGATGGATATCAAAATTGATGGCGTAGATCGGGAGATTATGGGCAGCGCCTTGGCACAGGCTAAAGCGGGCCGTCTCCATATCCTCGGAAAAATGGAAGAGGCTATCGGTATTCCACGCCAGAACGTTGCTGATCATGCGCCCAAATATGTCACCATAAAGATCAATCAGGATAAGATTCGTGACATCATCGGCCCAGGAGGTAAGGTTATTCGCGAGATGACGGCAGAGTTTGATTCCAAGATTGATGTAGATGATGACGGGACCATTAAGATTTTCTCTAAGAGCACAGAGTCGGCAGAAGCGCTGGTTGCCCATATTGAGGGCATGACCGCTATGCCGGAAATTGGCAAGGTCTATAATGGTCTGGTCAAGACCATTAAGGATTTCGGAGCATTCGTGGAGATCCTTCCCGGTACAGACGGTATGGTCCATATCTCTGAGCTGTCTGCGGAACGAGTCAATAAGGTAACGGATGTCCTGCAGGAAGGCGAGCGGGTCAAAGTGAAGGTCATTGATATTGACGGACGTGGACGTATCCGCCTGAGCCGTAAGGCTGCCCTGGAAGAAAGCAAGGAATAA
- a CDS encoding response regulator has protein sequence MYDILIVDDDLFALALLEEQLKGYGDFFTPVYASNGKEAVEILSQVEISLLVTDLIMPGDINGWHLIEYIENFHPNIPIVVITGCKDEEKVAALEGRVREILLKPIRVKQLVKIVTNILNEDIASGNLKGVSVGSFLQLLEMDEKTCLLEVGTSPKNKGLLYIHQGKLYDAEYGDLQEYEAACRLIAMDNVSFKIKALPKLEIRRRIKSELMSIIMDAMKLKDEVKQGESLELPPRDYSDDENKQRAFETDWRQSVKDDEDDEDELDELDTDSLHHTDDEPVIMPSPQQEQEPVIPKEDVFIPTMAVCSTTGCTSSLESLLTKLRSIKGYKGAGIMDFTGETIASDCLDAHIDIASIGAVFNDVFRSAQETAESLGVHTCTELVLKTNECIIILCGSGSESVVPFHLIAVLDKDGNQALTRMQLTKIVPLAARELN, from the coding sequence ATGTACGATATACTGATCGTTGATGATGATCTGTTCGCACTCGCTCTCCTCGAAGAGCAGCTTAAAGGTTACGGTGATTTTTTCACCCCCGTATATGCCAGTAATGGTAAAGAGGCGGTTGAAATATTGAGCCAGGTGGAGATCTCTTTACTGGTTACGGACCTCATTATGCCTGGCGACATCAACGGCTGGCATCTTATTGAGTATATAGAAAATTTTCATCCAAATATCCCTATCGTTGTTATTACAGGGTGTAAAGATGAAGAAAAAGTAGCCGCGCTTGAAGGCCGGGTACGGGAAATTTTACTCAAACCGATTCGGGTAAAACAGTTGGTGAAGATCGTTACCAATATCCTGAATGAGGATATTGCGAGCGGCAATTTGAAAGGAGTTTCCGTAGGATCGTTCTTACAGCTCTTAGAGATGGATGAAAAGACCTGCCTGTTGGAGGTAGGAACATCACCAAAAAACAAAGGCTTACTCTATATTCATCAGGGCAAACTCTACGACGCTGAATACGGAGATCTCCAGGAATATGAGGCGGCATGTCGCCTGATTGCTATGGATAATGTCAGCTTTAAAATCAAGGCGCTCCCTAAGCTGGAAATCCGCCGAAGAATAAAATCAGAACTCATGTCCATTATTATGGACGCCATGAAGCTGAAAGACGAGGTCAAGCAGGGAGAAAGTCTGGAGCTCCCGCCTCGTGACTACAGCGATGATGAAAACAAACAACGGGCCTTTGAAACGGACTGGCGCCAATCCGTCAAGGATGATGAAGACGACGAAGATGAGCTGGACGAGCTCGACACTGATTCGCTTCATCACACCGATGACGAGCCCGTTATCATGCCCTCTCCTCAACAAGAACAAGAGCCTGTCATACCCAAAGAGGACGTCTTTATTCCAACAATGGCCGTCTGTTCCACAACGGGCTGCACCAGCTCTCTGGAATCGCTCTTGACAAAACTCCGCAGCATCAAGGGATATAAGGGAGCAGGCATAATGGACTTTACTGGCGAGACCATTGCTTCAGATTGCCTTGATGCACATATTGACATTGCCAGTATCGGTGCCGTGTTTAACGATGTCTTTCGCTCTGCCCAGGAAACAGCTGAGAGTTTAGGGGTTCATACCTGTACGGAGCTGGTCCTCAAAACCAATGAATGTATCATTATCTTGTGCGGCTCGGGATCGGAATCTGTTGTCCCTTTTCATCTTATTGCCGTTCTGGATAAGGACGGAAATCAGGCCTTGACCAGAATGCAGCTGACAAAAATCGTTCCTCTTGCTGCTCGTGAGTTAAACTGA